The nucleotide sequence ATCGAGGAGTTGGCGTCGGTAACGGTGTCGGAAGACGAGATTCTGAAGGATGAGCACGCTCCGGCGATTGAACCGGATCCCGAATATCGGGAGGGGGGTAAAAAAAAAGCCCATAGCCGAGTAGGCAACTTCCTGCGCGGCCTCGGCCGGGTTGCAGCCAAGATCACGAGTTCGGTGGCCCGAATGGCTCGTCAGGTCCTGACGAAGATCCTGTCTCCCATCGGTTTCGCTCTCCGCACGTACGAAGATTATCAGACCCGGAACCGAGCGCAGAACGGCGGAGACGTCACCGGGGATATGAGATTCAAAAACGAAGACACCGAGCTGAGGACGCGCCGAGTCATCGAAGGATTGGAACAGCATTACCGACGCGATCGCGGCGACGAGCGGGAGTCCGGCCGGACGGTTCCGAGTGAAATGACTCCGCCGCACGAGGCAGGCGATTCCCATGCCTCCGGTTTCGACTACTCCGAGCGCAAGGGCTACGACCGGGGTGGTTATGCGCAACGGACTGAACAGACTGCCGAGAACACACATCCGAACTCGGAACGCGAGGGGGACGACTTTCGGGAACTGAGCGAAGAACGCCCCTACAAATCATCGAACTACGACCCGAAGCAGTATTTTCGCCCGGGAGAGAAGGCGGATCCGGGATCAAGAGGCTCGGCAGAACCGACCTTTCCCTCGACACGTGATTACGCCGGCGGAAGCCAGTCTGATAAGGACCTCAGCTCCGGAACGGGGAAGCGCGGTCAGGGTTCGCAAGAATCGTACCGCCAATGGGATAGAGGGCGTTCCGGCGAAGACTATTCCCGGGGCTATTCGGGGGCGGAGACGAAGGGTGGTGCTCACGATTCCGACGCGCCGACCTCGCCGCCAGCCGAGGATGAAGAGCTGGTGCCGGAAACTGTGAAGATCCCCATGCCTCCCGCAACCCGGGAGGCATTGCGGAAAAAATGGCGGAGCTTGTCACGCTGGCAGCGTTTGCTGCGGTTCATCCGCCGGCTGCTTAGACTCGGTTGAGAAACCACTGCGTAAAATAAAAAAGCAGATGCCGGGAGCTCCCGATATCTGCCTTGTTTGTGTATATATCTCGTCCGAGTCGTCCGGAACCCCGTTGGCTTCTGTTAAACGCCTGTCGGAGGAATCTCCTCCTCGATGTAATCCGAGACGCCTAAGAGCTCGTCCGGAATGGCTTCGCGCAGCGATTTGGTCATATCCAGGAATTTTCCGCGAATATTGTTGGCCTGGGTTGCGATCGCCATAATGTCCTGGCTCTCCTCCGGACGTCCCGGATCGACCAGAGCGGAGATCCGGTCCAGAATGGTGAGGATAATTCGGTTCAGGGGATCGAGCTGCTCCTTCGATTCATTCAGGTGTTTTCCCAGGTGGTTGATATCCGTCGAGGTCGGAGGATATACCCGGTATCCCTCCAGGGGATTTCTGTAGGTCGTCTGAAGGATGCTGAGATAGGCGATCAGACTGGTCGGGTAAATACCCCCGCGCTGGGCGGAAGCGAAGGCTGCGAAGCAGGCCTTGACGATATAATAGTTGGGCTGGATATTCGAGAAGTACTGCTCGGGATCTTTGCCCCCTATCAGAGCATCCACAACCCAATGGTTCTTCATTTCCAGAATTCGTAAAAAAATCGGGTAGTTGTCGGAATCGACGCCCTTGTGGTTTAGGTACTTTGCGTAGGCCAAGGTAGCATCTACCCGTTCAACAGCGTCGCATCTGAACATCTCATGGAGAAAACTCAATTCAAGTTTATTTAGGTCTTCCTGTTGCCACCCTTGCTCTTCCCATCGCGTCATTTGCAATACGTCTCCTTTGCGTCGCAGTTCGGGGGTAGGAGGCTAAGGGGAAAGAACACTCTTTCCCCTAACCTTTATGCCTCTTCTTCGCCTTCGCTTGCGGCGCCTTCAGCTTCAGCGAGGGATACCTGTTTCCGCGATTCGATTTCGGGATCCAGGTTCTTTTCGGTCTTCAAAAGCACATCAGGAACGATGTCGACCAGCCGCTTGGTGCTGTCGAAGAAGTTGTTCCGGATGTTGTGGGCATGGACGGCTAGATCTTCCATCTCTTCGTTAATTCCCTGGCCTTCCAGTTCGCTGAGTTTATCCAGAATATCGAGAATACTGCGGTTCAGGAGGTCGTCCTGCCCCTTCTCCTCGATCAGGTGCTTTCCGAGGCTGTTGACGTCGGAGATATTCGGTGGATATATCTTATACCCGTCGAGGGGATTGTTGTAGGTCGCCTGGAAGACACCAAGGATAATGCCGAGGGTTTTGGAATAGATCTCGGCGGGGTGGTACTTGGCCAGATAGCTGAAACAGGTGGCTACAATAAAGTAGTTGGGCTGAATCGAGCTCATGAACAGGAAGGGATCACGGGTGCCCAGGAGCGAATCGATAACATAATGATTTCGCACGCCCAGGACCTTCAGGTAGATCGGGTAGTTGGAACTCGTGATACCAATGCTGTTAAGATAGTTGGCGTAGGTCATCGCGGCCTCGACGCTCTCCTGACTCCGGCAGGACATTATGCCCTTCAGCAGCTGATATTCAATTTTCGATATATCATTCTGCGTCCATTTCTGTTTCTTTTCAAACAGTTCCTTCATATACTGCTACTCCTTTTGTTTCATAGGTTCGGGACCGGTTGATCAGGCGAACACCTTTTCCGGAGCAATCTCTTTGGCGATATAGTCCGATTTCACCAACAGAACCTGTGGAATAATATCCTCCATCTTCTTTCTCTGGTCAAAGAAAAAGGTTCGAATGCTATTCGATTGACGTGCCATTTGCTCAATGCTCTCGTTGTTCGTAGTGCCGGCGAGGGAGCCGAGCCGGTCGAGAATATCGAGGATCGTTCTGTTATTAGCGTCGTCCTGTCCCAACTCTTTGTTCAGGTGCTTGCCGAGGTTGTTCACGTCGTTGATGCTGACGTTATAGATCTTAAATCCGTCCTTGGGCGAAGCGAACGCGGCCTGAAGTACGCCGAGGATGATCGCCAGCGTCTTAGGATAGATGCCGCCGGGATGCCAATTGGTGAGCAGCTTAAAGGCGTTCAGCAGCAGATAGTTATTTGGGTGAATGTAGCTCAGCAAGAGGAATGGATCCTTATTGCCGAGCAGGGCGTCGATCACCCAGTGGTTCTCTACCTCGAGTAAGCGCAGGTACAAGGGGTAGTTGTCGTTATTGAGGGCGGACAGCCTCAGGAAGTGAGCATAACTGATCGCTGCTTCGACTGCCTCGGTGGTCCGGCAGCCTATCATGCGTTCAATTATATTAATCTCGACCTCCATGATGCTTTCGTTGCTCCAGGTCTCCTCAATGTGTTCTTGTTTTTCCTTATCCATTCATTCCTCCATTGACAAGGTATTCGGAGTATCTTATGTAGAATTATTGTGGACCTTGGAGTGGTTGTCAAGTTTAAAAAAAAATAACCTTTCGGATTTCTTGCTCAAGACGGTATCGGCTGCTATGATTAGGCTATAGTCCGGTGGTGTGGGGAGAAAACATGCTTGAGAGCATCGTGCTGTTTGCGTTGTTCCTGATAATCTGCTTGATGGCGATTCTCGTCGTCCAGCTTTTCATCGTCCTTCAGAAGTTGAACCAGATCTTCCTGGCCGTCTTTCGGCCTCAGACCGGCGACGCGCAGGCCTATACGATCAACGTGAAGCTCGACCATGACATTTTGGCCAAGGAGCTGGCATCCTACGCCGCTAACGTTATGCCCTCCGGGATTCAGGCAGGTACCGGATCCTCCGGAAACCAGCAAACGATTCAAGCCGCTTCGCCCCGGACGGAGGAGCGCGACTCCGAGGCCGAGCCAGAGAGGACGCGGGACGAAGAGGGGCGACGGACCCGACGCGGTGCCGATGAGGACGAGCCGCCGGCGGATAAGCCGAAGGCCGGAGTCAACGCTGTCGTCTGTGAGAAATGCGGGATGGAGAACAGCACCTTCCGAAAGATCTGCTTCAACTGCAACTCCCCCCTATAGGGAGCATACCCGTTCTTCAGGCCGGATAGATGGTATCCCTCGCGGTGCGTCCCGGTTCCGAGTCCGGTCTGGTAGCGCTGAAAGAACTCCCTGAAAGCCTTGTTCGTTCGTCGGATCGGGCTTTGAGGCATCTGCCATGCTGGAGGCAAAGATTCCGTTCAGGTGTCCGGTAGCGACAGATTCCCGTTCTCCCGCAGCATGAAGGCCGCCAGAAGCGCCATGCCCTCCATCCGTGAACCGCCCCGGATCGGTATCCCGACTTACTGGACAAATGCAATCGTTTACAGCAGAATATTCCCATGGCCGTTACCATCAAGGATGTTGCCCGTCTCGCGGCGGTCTCCACCGCTACTGTTTCCAGGGTCCTCAACAATGACCCGCGCATCGCGCCCGATACTTTTAAAGCGGTAAGCGAAGTTATCGCCGCGTCAGGGTACCGCCGCAACACAATTGCCCGCTCCCTGAAGACCAGCCGCAGCCACGCGGTGGGGTTTCTTACCCCGGAGATTGCCAATGACTTCTTCATGTACATAGCCGAGGGGGTAGAGGAGAGGCTGCAAGCGGAGGGCTACAGCCTGATTATCTGCAATACCGCGGAGAAGGCCGAGATCGAGGAGAGGCGGATTGATCTGCTGAGTGATCAGCGCGTTGACGGGGTTATCATAATCCCCGCAGGAAACTGCGGAGCGCACTACACCGCATTGACCGAACGGGGTATTCCCGCGGTTGTCGTCGACCGGATGGTCAGCGGCTTCAACTGCGATGCGGTGCTGGTGGATAACATCGGCGGCAGTTACTCCGCGGCTCTGCGCTTCTTTGAGGCAGGGGTGCGCCGCATCGGCTTCATTGGAGGGCGTCAGGATCTGACCACCGCCCAGGAACGCTGGGAGGGATTCCGGCGGGCCCATGAGGACCATCGTATCAGGCTCGATCCTGAGCTGGTCTGCTTCGGTGATTTCCACGTTAATTCCGGCTACGAGCTGGCCAAGAGGCTGATTGCTCTACCCGACCCTCCCAGACACCTCTTTATTGCCAATTACTTTATGCACGTCGGAGCGACCCGCTATCTTCTGCAGAGCGGTATAGGCGCGGAGCGGGGAATCCAAACCGCCGGTTTTGACAGTATGGATCTTGTCCCCCTTCTGGGGTTTTCCGCCTTTACCCTGTCCCAGCCCATGCAGGAGATAGGGCAGACCGCCGCTGAGCTTCTGCTCAGCCGTATTCGCCGGCAATACGAGGGGCCTCCTGTTCTTCGGCGTCTACCTACCGGCATTATTACCCATCAA is from Marispirochaeta sp. and encodes:
- a CDS encoding protein kinase; protein product: MDLEGKVINNCYSVLSKQYTDPLFEYWEAKSFYSTESFILQFFRTEGKPVSPEAQERITDLFLKTLPIENPNLHTPIEVEEFEGQTFFAYPAEKGCSLDEFLLNIERLPLPHIISIAFQIMNGLIALKAHGLAHNCLTPRNIWVDSASTDSIRIRLDNLYASLLWDEGQAGKDIRRGIDIRYLAPEYKSYTALSGYWKNDLFSLAWILYRLMYGDLPDGTEGVSRGQLEARFAESEIRDAGYAELNDLILTLIYNPEAVSDLRRVIEILRGIEVSTIPGLDVQKKLESVRDRYRVQMRPSSAEHAGEELVIEELASVTVSEDEILKDEHAPAIEPDPEYREGGKKKAHSRVGNFLRGLGRVAAKITSSVARMARQVLTKILSPIGFALRTYEDYQTRNRAQNGGDVTGDMRFKNEDTELRTRRVIEGLEQHYRRDRGDERESGRTVPSEMTPPHEAGDSHASGFDYSERKGYDRGGYAQRTEQTAENTHPNSEREGDDFRELSEERPYKSSNYDPKQYFRPGEKADPGSRGSAEPTFPSTRDYAGGSQSDKDLSSGTGKRGQGSQESYRQWDRGRSGEDYSRGYSGAETKGGAHDSDAPTSPPAEDEELVPETVKIPMPPATREALRKKWRSLSRWQRLLRFIRRLLRLG
- a CDS encoding zinc finger Ran-binding domain-containing protein translates to MLESIVLFALFLIICLMAILVVQLFIVLQKLNQIFLAVFRPQTGDAQAYTINVKLDHDILAKELASYAANVMPSGIQAGTGSSGNQQTIQAASPRTEERDSEAEPERTRDEEGRRTRRGADEDEPPADKPKAGVNAVVCEKCGMENSTFRKICFNCNSPL
- a CDS encoding LacI family DNA-binding transcriptional regulator, with product MAVTIKDVARLAAVSTATVSRVLNNDPRIAPDTFKAVSEVIAASGYRRNTIARSLKTSRSHAVGFLTPEIANDFFMYIAEGVEERLQAEGYSLIICNTAEKAEIEERRIDLLSDQRVDGVIIIPAGNCGAHYTALTERGIPAVVVDRMVSGFNCDAVLVDNIGGSYSAALRFFEAGVRRIGFIGGRQDLTTAQERWEGFRRAHEDHRIRLDPELVCFGDFHVNSGYELAKRLIALPDPPRHLFIANYFMHVGATRYLLQSGIGAERGIQTAGFDSMDLVPLLGFSAFTLSQPMQEIGQTAAELLLSRIRRQYEGPPVLRRLPTGIITHQDLTL